One genomic region from Polycladomyces subterraneus encodes:
- a CDS encoding helix-turn-helix domain-containing protein — protein sequence MLTNQKGKPLLTNREREVFELLVQDKTTKDIAQQLFISEKTVRNHISNVMQKLNVKGRSQAVVELVRLGELKI from the coding sequence ATTTTGACCAACCAGAAAGGGAAGCCCCTGTTGACCAACAGGGAGAGGGAAGTGTTCGAGTTACTGGTCCAAGACAAGACCACCAAGGATATTGCTCAACAACTGTTTATCAGCGAGAAAACCGTCCGCAATCATATTTCGAACGTGATGCAGAAACTCAACGTAAAAGGACGGTCGCAGGCGGTTGTTGAACTTGTGCGATTAGGAGAGTTGAAAATCTGA